The Endomicrobiales bacterium genome has a window encoding:
- a CDS encoding DUF4321 domain-containing protein — translation MSKNFIWFLVVIVVGALLGAFIGKFIAIIIPAGSIRDLFTTGISAGLSPATLNLQIVELTFGCMFKLNIAAVVGVILAALIFVKIGK, via the coding sequence ATGTCAAAAAACTTTATTTGGTTTTTGGTTGTAATTGTGGTGGGCGCATTGCTTGGGGCTTTTATAGGCAAGTTTATTGCCATAATTATTCCCGCAGGGTCAATAAGAGACCTATTTACCACTGGTATCTCTGCCGGTCTTTCACCGGCAACTCTCAATTTGCAAATAGTAGAATTAACTTTTGGTTGTATGTTTAAGTTAAACATAGCGGCGGTTGTTGGCGTTATTTTAGCAGCATTAATTTTTGTAAAAATAGGAAAATGA